The following proteins are encoded in a genomic region of Ornithinibacillus sp. 4-3:
- the mreBH gene encoding rod-share determining protein MreBH translates to MLAKAEIGIDLGTANVLIHAKSKGIILNEPAIVAIDTQTNQVVAAGSKAKNMVGKTPRHIRLVQPLRGGVIADFEIAAQMLKEFMQVASKKVGSSLRKPTVVVCVPSGSTAIERRAIHDAVVSFSSKKVFLIDEPVAAAIGADLPIDEPVASVVVDIGGGTSEVGIISFGGIVSGNAIRVGGDDIDQEIALHIRKQHNVLIGERTAEQIKITIGNAQKNHEKETMEIRGRDLVTGLPKTITITSDEIHETIESVLSQILENIRAALENCPPELSGDIVDQGIVVTGGGALLKGMKEWLTEELDVPVHLAPSPLESVAIGTGRSVSMIHKLQWNMKI, encoded by the coding sequence ATGTTAGCAAAAGCAGAAATCGGGATAGACTTAGGTACAGCAAATGTACTCATTCATGCGAAATCAAAAGGAATTATTTTAAATGAACCAGCAATTGTTGCTATTGATACACAAACAAATCAAGTAGTTGCAGCAGGATCAAAAGCAAAGAACATGGTAGGTAAGACACCACGTCATATTCGATTAGTCCAACCTTTGCGTGGTGGAGTTATTGCAGATTTCGAAATAGCAGCCCAAATGCTAAAGGAATTTATGCAAGTAGCAAGTAAGAAGGTAGGTAGTTCTTTAAGAAAGCCGACAGTTGTTGTTTGCGTTCCTTCTGGAAGTACAGCAATTGAACGACGAGCAATTCATGATGCGGTAGTAAGCTTTAGCTCAAAGAAAGTATTTCTAATTGATGAACCTGTTGCCGCAGCAATTGGTGCTGATTTACCGATTGACGAACCTGTTGCAAGCGTTGTAGTAGATATAGGTGGGGGAACTTCAGAAGTTGGCATTATTTCCTTCGGTGGAATTGTATCTGGAAATGCCATTCGAGTTGGCGGAGATGATATTGACCAAGAAATCGCACTTCATATTCGTAAGCAACATAATGTTTTAATTGGAGAGCGCACTGCAGAACAAATAAAAATAACGATTGGAAATGCACAAAAAAATCATGAAAAGGAAACAATGGAAATTCGCGGACGTGATCTTGTAACAGGATTACCGAAGACAATCACTATTACCTCTGATGAAATTCATGAAACAATTGAGAGTGTACTATCACAAATCTTAGAAAATATTCGGGCTGCACTAGAAAATTGCCCACCGGAATTAAGTGGAGATATTGTCGATCAAGGTATTGTTGTTACTGGTGGAGGTGCTTTATTAAAAGGAATGAAAGAATGGCTAACTGAGGAACTAGATGTACCTGTACATCTTGCTCCAAGCCCTCTTGAATCTGTAGCTATTGGTACAGGCCGCTCCGTTTCAATGATTCATAAACTGCAATGGAATATGAAAATATAG
- the erm gene encoding 23S ribosomal RNA methyltransferase Erm: protein MQTKRNKRMKKINHGKPPNFSGQHLMHNKRLVHEIIDQAKINTDDLVLDLGAGKGALTAVLNKKAKHVLAVEYDNKFVEILKQKLGDDPNTKIIHQDILKIHLPKQPFIVVSNIPYSITTPIMKMLLNKPSNSFQRGVIVMEKGAAKRFTSHFVKDSYVLAWRMWFDIRYVKGISRNNFSPPPKVDSAIITINRKSKPLVPINDYLTFWGLIDFALKNPQSPIDFALRGVFTPTQIKHLKRNLRINHESPVATLSEQQWEGIFETMIKHVPKFRWPKINQAKIKHF from the coding sequence ATGCAGACAAAGAGAAATAAACGAATGAAAAAAATAAATCATGGGAAACCACCAAATTTTTCTGGACAGCATTTAATGCATAATAAGAGGCTGGTCCATGAGATTATAGATCAAGCAAAAATCAACACAGATGATTTAGTATTAGATTTAGGTGCTGGAAAAGGAGCTTTAACAGCTGTTTTAAATAAAAAAGCGAAGCATGTACTCGCTGTGGAATATGATAATAAGTTCGTTGAAATTTTAAAACAAAAATTAGGCGATGATCCGAATACTAAAATTATTCATCAAGACATTTTGAAGATTCATCTACCAAAGCAACCATTTATCGTTGTTTCTAATATCCCATATTCTATTACTACACCAATTATGAAAATGCTGCTAAATAAACCTTCAAATAGTTTTCAAAGAGGTGTTATTGTCATGGAAAAAGGCGCTGCTAAAAGGTTCACATCGCATTTTGTGAAAGATTCATATGTGCTCGCTTGGAGAATGTGGTTTGATATTAGATATGTTAAAGGAATTTCAAGAAATAATTTTTCACCACCTCCAAAAGTAGATTCAGCGATAATTACAATAAATAGAAAGTCTAAACCACTTGTACCTATTAACGATTATTTAACTTTTTGGGGATTGATTGATTTTGCTCTTAAAAATCCCCAATCACCTATTGATTTTGCACTAAGAGGTGTATTTACCCCAACTCAAATTAAGCATTTAAAAAGAAATCTTCGAATAAATCATGAGTCTCCAGTTGCGACTTTATCAGAACAGCAATGGGAAGGCATTTTTGAAACAATGATAAAGCATGTTCCAAAATTTAGATGGCCGAAGATAAATCAAGCTAAAATAAAACATTTTTGA
- a CDS encoding CaiB/BaiF CoA transferase family protein, producing the protein MAGALNNIRILDLSRVLAGPYCTMVLGDLGAEVIKVEAPGGSDETRKWGPPFQEGVSAYYLCANRNKKSITANLKSEEGIKIIKELVKNSDVIINNFKTGTMEKFGLDYETLSEINPSIVYASITGFGENGPYKDIPGYDFIIQAMSGLMSITGDEESGPQKLGVAIVDVLTGLYTTIGIQAALLERTVSGKGQKIDISLYDTAVSSLVNIGSNYLMSGKIPQALGNSHANIVPYQTFKTLDGEMVIAVGNDHQYRALCNVLGKPELGNDERFLTNPDRVKHRDIIVPLLQEVFLTETSNYWQEKCHENNIPCGAIQNIEQVTQDPQLQARNMFIEHEHPVAGTIKMINSPLKLSRTPVNVRQHPPEPGEHNDEIINPLNLSKE; encoded by the coding sequence GTGGCTGGCGCATTAAATAATATTCGTATTCTCGACCTATCTCGAGTTCTTGCTGGCCCCTACTGTACAATGGTTTTAGGCGACTTAGGTGCAGAAGTGATTAAAGTGGAAGCACCTGGTGGCAGTGATGAAACTAGAAAATGGGGACCGCCTTTCCAAGAGGGTGTAAGCGCATACTACTTATGTGCAAACCGAAATAAGAAAAGTATCACAGCAAACTTGAAGTCTGAAGAAGGAATAAAGATAATTAAAGAGCTTGTTAAAAATAGCGATGTCATTATTAATAACTTTAAAACAGGCACGATGGAAAAATTTGGTCTCGACTATGAGACGTTATCGGAAATCAATCCAAGTATCGTGTATGCATCCATTACAGGGTTTGGCGAAAATGGACCATATAAAGATATTCCAGGTTATGATTTTATTATCCAAGCAATGAGCGGATTGATGAGCATTACGGGTGATGAAGAATCTGGGCCTCAAAAGCTTGGTGTTGCGATTGTTGATGTACTTACAGGACTTTATACAACCATTGGTATTCAAGCAGCTTTACTCGAAAGAACAGTATCTGGTAAAGGGCAGAAAATTGATATTTCCCTTTATGATACAGCAGTAAGCTCCCTTGTTAATATTGGTAGTAACTACTTAATGTCTGGTAAAATCCCTCAAGCACTTGGGAATTCCCATGCTAATATTGTTCCATATCAAACGTTTAAAACACTTGATGGAGAAATGGTGATTGCTGTTGGGAATGATCATCAATACCGTGCACTATGTAATGTATTAGGAAAACCAGAGCTTGGAAATGATGAGAGATTTTTAACAAATCCTGATCGTGTAAAACATCGCGATATCATTGTACCGCTACTACAAGAAGTATTTTTAACAGAAACATCTAATTATTGGCAAGAAAAATGTCATGAGAATAATATTCCTTGTGGGGCTATTCAAAACATTGAACAAGTTACACAAGATCCGCAGCTCCAAGCTCGAAACATGTTTATTGAGCATGAACATCCAGTTGCGGGAACCATTAAAATGATTAATAGTCCATTGAAATTATCTCGTACACCAGTAAATGTGAGACAACATCCTCCAGAGCCTGGTGAGCATAATGATGAAATTATTAATCCATTGAATTTATCAAAAGAATAA
- a CDS encoding acyl-CoA dehydrogenase family protein encodes MNFDFTEEQDMLRSTVRSFVDKEIIPNISEWDRQGKFDPAIFNKLSELGLMGVCIPEEYGGSGMDYNSLAIVCEELERGDTTFRTAVSVHIGLNSMTLLQWANDEQKKKYLAPQAVGEQIGAFGLTEPGAGSDVAAMQSTATKDGDHYILNGSKTWISLCDVADNFIVFAYTDKSKKHHGISAFIVERTMEGFSSQAIKGKMGIRAGNTGEIFFDNIRVPKENLLGEEGEGFKIAMAALDNGRFTVAAGAVGQIMACLEASVSYCHERETFGQPIGKHQLVQQMIANMEAGLQMSRLLVYRAGELKNQGKRNTRETSLAKWQACDFANKAADDAVQVHGAYGFSDEYPVERFLRNSKAPVIYEGTREIHTILQAEYALGYREDKPLNKMLPAWNN; translated from the coding sequence ATGAATTTTGATTTCACAGAAGAACAGGATATGTTACGTAGTACAGTAAGAAGCTTTGTTGATAAAGAGATTATTCCAAATATTTCTGAATGGGATCGTCAAGGAAAATTTGATCCAGCGATCTTTAACAAATTATCTGAATTAGGTTTAATGGGTGTTTGTATTCCTGAAGAATATGGCGGAAGTGGAATGGATTATAATTCTTTAGCTATTGTTTGTGAAGAGCTAGAGCGTGGAGATACAACTTTCCGTACAGCTGTTTCTGTACATATCGGTTTAAACAGTATGACTCTATTACAATGGGCAAATGACGAGCAAAAGAAAAAATATCTAGCACCACAAGCTGTAGGTGAGCAAATTGGTGCATTTGGATTAACAGAACCTGGCGCTGGTTCCGATGTTGCTGCAATGCAATCAACTGCAACCAAAGATGGCGATCATTACATCTTAAATGGTTCAAAAACATGGATCTCTTTATGTGATGTTGCAGATAACTTCATCGTATTCGCTTATACAGATAAGTCGAAGAAACACCATGGAATTTCTGCATTTATCGTAGAAAGAACAATGGAAGGATTCTCTTCACAAGCAATCAAAGGAAAAATGGGTATTCGTGCTGGTAACACAGGAGAAATTTTCTTCGATAATATCCGTGTGCCAAAAGAAAACCTTCTTGGTGAAGAAGGTGAAGGATTTAAAATTGCAATGGCTGCATTAGATAATGGACGTTTCACTGTTGCCGCTGGAGCAGTTGGACAAATTATGGCTTGTCTAGAAGCTAGTGTGAGCTACTGCCATGAGCGTGAAACATTCGGACAGCCGATTGGTAAGCATCAATTAGTTCAACAAATGATTGCTAACATGGAAGCAGGACTTCAAATGAGCCGCTTACTTGTTTATCGTGCGGGTGAATTAAAGAACCAAGGAAAGCGTAATACTCGCGAAACTTCATTAGCTAAATGGCAAGCATGTGATTTTGCTAATAAGGCTGCAGACGATGCAGTACAAGTTCATGGTGCATACGGATTCTCTGATGAGTACCCAGTAGAAAGATTCCTACGTAACTCTAAAGCACCAGTTATTTATGAAGGAACAAGAGAAATTCATACCATTTTACAAGCAGAATATGCTTTAGGTTATCGTGAAGATAAACCTTTAAACAAAATGCTACCTGCTTGGAATAATTAA
- a CDS encoding NAD-dependent succinate-semialdehyde dehydrogenase: MFEKQTKSIFINGEWQELGRTETVYNPATMEAITEIAYGGAEEAEAAIAAADEAFKSWSSLTGRERSKVLYKAYELMVEDADRLATILTSEQGKPFAEAKGEILSGASFLLWYAEEASRAYGEIIPAPAKGKRLLVIPQAIGVVGAITPWNFPSSMITRKLGPALAAGCTVVLKPAGVTPLSAIELVKVFERAGLPKGVINLVTGNSQEIGNAMLTNKKVRLITFTGSTEVGKHLMREGANHVKKLALELGGHAPILVFEDADIEKSTTLALGSKFRNAGQTCICANRLYVHESIAEKFTTRLKEKAEAMKIGNGLEEGTEIGPLINEQAIEKVEEHLNDALTKGAAVITGGSKWDGDLEGNFYKPTIISNVKDDMIIMSEETFGPIIPIQTFNDEDVAIAKANDSDYGLAAYVFTENTSRAVRVSEKLDYGIVGVNDVFPATPEAPFGGIKQSGIGKEGGHYGLEEFMEQKFISLGIDE, encoded by the coding sequence ATGTTCGAAAAACAAACAAAAAGTATTTTTATTAATGGAGAATGGCAAGAACTAGGCCGTACAGAAACTGTTTATAATCCTGCTACAATGGAAGCTATTACAGAGATTGCTTATGGTGGAGCTGAAGAAGCAGAAGCTGCAATTGCTGCTGCAGATGAAGCTTTTAAATCATGGAGTAGTCTAACTGGACGTGAGCGTTCAAAAGTTTTATATAAAGCATATGAACTTATGGTAGAAGATGCAGATCGTCTTGCTACTATTTTAACTTCAGAACAAGGAAAGCCTTTCGCAGAAGCAAAAGGAGAAATTCTAAGTGGCGCAAGTTTCCTACTCTGGTATGCAGAGGAAGCTAGCCGTGCATACGGAGAAATTATCCCTGCCCCAGCAAAAGGAAAGCGTCTTCTAGTTATCCCACAAGCAATTGGGGTAGTTGGGGCGATTACACCTTGGAATTTCCCTAGCTCAATGATTACTCGTAAGCTTGGTCCAGCATTAGCTGCTGGTTGTACAGTTGTACTAAAACCTGCTGGTGTAACACCACTTTCTGCAATTGAATTAGTGAAAGTTTTTGAACGTGCTGGTTTACCAAAAGGTGTTATTAATTTAGTAACTGGAAATTCACAAGAAATTGGGAATGCAATGTTAACGAATAAGAAGGTTCGTTTAATCACATTTACTGGCTCTACTGAAGTTGGAAAGCACTTAATGCGTGAAGGTGCTAACCATGTGAAGAAGCTTGCATTAGAACTTGGTGGACATGCACCAATCCTAGTATTTGAAGATGCTGATATTGAAAAATCAACTACATTAGCATTAGGTAGTAAATTCCGTAATGCTGGTCAAACTTGTATTTGTGCAAACCGTTTATACGTTCATGAATCCATTGCTGAGAAATTCACTACTCGTTTGAAAGAAAAAGCAGAAGCAATGAAAATTGGTAATGGTTTAGAAGAAGGTACTGAAATTGGTCCACTAATTAATGAACAAGCAATTGAAAAAGTAGAAGAACATCTAAATGACGCATTAACAAAAGGAGCTGCCGTTATTACTGGTGGTTCGAAATGGGATGGAGATTTAGAGGGTAATTTCTATAAACCTACTATTATTTCTAATGTTAAAGATGACATGATTATCATGAGTGAAGAAACATTTGGACCAATTATTCCAATCCAAACATTCAATGATGAAGATGTTGCGATTGCTAAAGCAAATGACTCCGATTATGGTTTAGCTGCTTATGTATTCACTGAAAATACAAGCCGTGCTGTTCGTGTATCTGAAAAATTAGATTATGGTATTGTTGGTGTAAACGATGTATTCCCTGCTACACCAGAAGCTCCATTTGGAGGAATTAAACAATCAGGTATCGGTAAAGAAGGCGGTCATTACGGACTTGAAGAATTCATGGAGCAGAAGTTTATTTCTTTAGGTATTGATGAATAA
- a CDS encoding DUF3870 domain-containing protein, translating to MNTVFIAGHARLPSGMAAKSIYETLTITAEIDKKYGVIVTASCTLATLHGREFVQHLLRGYSLQDGIEFPVEQVKGHYLGKAGSALESALKDLYKQYVLYTKKEK from the coding sequence ATGAACACAGTTTTTATTGCAGGGCATGCACGTCTTCCATCTGGAATGGCTGCAAAAAGCATCTATGAAACATTAACAATTACAGCTGAAATTGATAAGAAATATGGGGTTATTGTAACAGCAAGCTGTACATTAGCAACATTGCATGGTCGCGAATTTGTTCAACATTTATTACGAGGATATAGTCTGCAAGACGGTATCGAATTTCCTGTCGAGCAAGTAAAGGGACATTATCTAGGGAAAGCTGGAAGTGCGCTAGAATCAGCATTAAAGGACTTATATAAGCAATATGTATTGTATACAAAAAAGGAAAAATAG
- a CDS encoding IclR family transcriptional regulator, translating to MNQSVSKALQILDLFIAEAGELTLHEVSEKTGIPKSTAYRILTTLEEGELLSKTKHSIHDSRYRLGLKLLILGQLASEQMELRSIALPYMEELGNEINEVVHLVIVNQKKATYIEKVESKRALRLFTRIGKSLPLHLGSGPKLLLAHLPKEKQEEILEDAAMYSIDGNKLIDKEKLRRELDEIRVNGFGFSVAEQDEDTTGVSYPIFNYQEEVVAALAVSGLSSNFEGERLQMIKLKTEETAQRISKELGYRENA from the coding sequence ATGAATCAAAGTGTAAGCAAGGCATTACAAATATTAGACCTTTTTATTGCAGAAGCGGGAGAACTTACTTTACATGAGGTTTCTGAAAAAACAGGCATACCTAAATCTACCGCCTACCGTATTTTAACAACATTAGAGGAAGGTGAGCTTTTATCCAAAACCAAGCATTCAATACATGACAGCCGTTATCGATTAGGCTTAAAATTATTAATACTTGGCCAGCTTGCTTCCGAACAAATGGAATTAAGAAGTATTGCTCTTCCGTATATGGAAGAACTAGGAAATGAAATAAATGAAGTTGTTCACCTTGTTATTGTGAATCAGAAAAAAGCTACATATATTGAGAAAGTAGAAAGCAAACGTGCGCTTCGTCTATTTACTAGAATCGGAAAGAGTTTACCATTGCATTTAGGCTCTGGACCAAAACTTTTATTAGCTCATTTACCAAAAGAAAAGCAAGAAGAAATTCTAGAGGATGCAGCAATGTATTCTATTGATGGTAATAAACTAATAGATAAGGAAAAACTTAGACGTGAGCTTGATGAAATTCGAGTAAATGGTTTTGGTTTTAGTGTTGCTGAGCAAGATGAAGATACAACAGGTGTATCTTATCCTATTTTTAATTATCAAGAAGAAGTGGTTGCTGCATTAGCGGTAAGCGGGCTTTCCAGTAATTTTGAAGGAGAACGTCTTCAGATGATAAAATTAAAAACAGAAGAGACAGCACAACGCATTTCTAAAGAATTAGGATATCGTGAAAACGCATAA
- a CDS encoding saccharopine dehydrogenase family protein → MKVGVLGSGLMGKETARDLVSSEGVTAVGLADIELSRAQSVVDQLNSSKLTAYQVDASNTEELANYMKQFDVIVNALFYSFNEIVAKTAIEVGVHSVDLGGHIGHMTDKVLALKEQAEAANVTLIPDLGVAPGMINILSGYGASKLDEVKSIKLYVGGIPLRPDPPIEYNHVFSMEGVFDHYTDPSFIVRNGVGQEIPSLSEIEEIHFAKFGPLEAFHTSGGTSTLSISYPELETLEYKTIRYKGHAEKFQLLVDLNLTRSDYEVEVKGEKINPREVLLKVLEPIVELGDKDDVVLLKVLVSGDKDGVETTYEYEMSTYKDRENNVTAMARATANTISIAAQMIGNGTITKRGVYPPEQVVPGKEYIEEIAKRGVNIEEV, encoded by the coding sequence ATGAAAGTAGGAGTACTTGGTTCAGGTTTAATGGGTAAAGAAACAGCACGTGATTTAGTATCAAGTGAAGGTGTAACAGCAGTTGGTTTAGCTGATATTGAATTATCTAGAGCACAAAGTGTTGTCGATCAATTAAATTCTTCTAAATTAACAGCTTATCAAGTAGATGCAAGTAATACAGAAGAATTAGCTAATTATATGAAGCAATTTGATGTTATTGTGAATGCTTTATTCTATTCATTTAACGAAATTGTTGCTAAAACAGCAATTGAAGTAGGCGTTCATTCCGTTGATTTAGGTGGTCATATTGGTCATATGACAGATAAAGTATTAGCACTTAAAGAACAAGCTGAAGCAGCAAATGTTACTTTAATTCCTGATTTAGGAGTAGCTCCAGGGATGATTAACATCTTATCTGGATACGGTGCTAGTAAATTAGATGAAGTTAAATCCATTAAACTTTATGTAGGTGGTATTCCACTTCGTCCAGATCCACCAATTGAATATAATCATGTATTCTCTATGGAAGGTGTATTCGATCACTATACAGATCCTTCTTTTATTGTGCGTAATGGAGTTGGGCAAGAAATTCCTTCTTTATCAGAAATTGAAGAAATTCATTTCGCCAAATTTGGACCTTTAGAAGCATTCCACACATCTGGTGGAACTTCAACATTATCTATTTCTTACCCAGAATTAGAAACATTAGAATATAAGACAATTCGCTATAAAGGACATGCAGAGAAGTTTCAGTTACTTGTTGACTTAAACTTAACTCGTTCTGACTATGAAGTAGAAGTAAAAGGAGAAAAAATCAATCCACGTGAAGTACTATTAAAAGTACTTGAGCCAATTGTAGAGCTTGGTGATAAAGATGATGTAGTACTATTAAAAGTGCTTGTTTCTGGTGATAAAGACGGTGTAGAAACAACTTATGAATACGAAATGTCTACATATAAAGACCGTGAAAACAATGTGACAGCAATGGCTAGAGCAACAGCAAACACAATTTCTATTGCTGCACAAATGATTGGAAATGGAACAATTACAAAACGTGGAGTATATCCTCCAGAACAAGTAGTACCTGGTAAAGAGTACATTGAGGAAATTGCTAAGCGTGGAGTAAATATCGAAGAAGTATAA
- a CDS encoding aldehyde dehydrogenase family protein, which yields MAEVKVDVSKLKNYINGEWVEGDKHTDVINPATGEAVVEVPLSSAKSVDDAVKAAKAAQKEWALVPAPERAEVLYRVGDLMKERKEEIAQLLTLENGKVIEEARGEVQEGIDMAYYMAGEGRRLFGQTTPSELRNKFAMSVRSPLGVVGIITPWNFPIAIATWKSFPAIVSGNAVVWKPATETPIMAHELVKIFESAGLPKGVINVVYGSGSEVGDAMVHHDGIRVISFTGSNDVGRDIAGKCGQQLKKVSLEMGGKNAVIVMDDADLNLAVEGILWSAFGTSGQRCTACSRVIVHEDVKEELEKRLLEEMKSLTIGNGLDSSVKVGPVINKGSLEKINSYIDIAKNEGAKLVAGGSIMNEGEYANGNYFEPTLFTDVKPDMRIALEEVFGPVLSLIPVKSFEEAIEVNNSVTYGLSSSIFTKDVNRVFAAQRDLDTGIVYVNAGTTGAEIHLPFGGTKGTGNGHRDSGVQALDVFTEWKAIYVDYSGKLQRAQIDNN from the coding sequence ATGGCAGAAGTAAAAGTAGATGTTTCAAAACTAAAAAATTATATTAATGGTGAATGGGTTGAAGGAGATAAGCACACAGATGTTATCAACCCAGCAACAGGCGAAGCAGTTGTTGAAGTACCATTATCAAGTGCTAAAAGTGTAGATGACGCTGTAAAAGCTGCAAAAGCTGCACAAAAAGAATGGGCATTAGTACCGGCTCCTGAGCGTGCAGAAGTACTTTATCGTGTTGGAGACCTAATGAAAGAGCGTAAGGAAGAAATTGCACAACTACTTACTTTAGAAAACGGTAAGGTAATCGAGGAAGCTCGTGGAGAAGTTCAAGAGGGAATTGATATGGCGTACTATATGGCTGGAGAAGGGCGTCGCCTATTTGGACAAACAACACCTAGTGAGCTAAGAAATAAGTTTGCGATGAGTGTACGCTCTCCACTTGGTGTAGTGGGAATTATCACACCATGGAACTTCCCGATTGCAATTGCAACATGGAAATCTTTCCCAGCAATTGTTTCAGGAAATGCAGTAGTGTGGAAGCCGGCAACAGAAACTCCAATTATGGCACATGAGCTTGTGAAAATTTTCGAAAGTGCTGGACTACCAAAAGGTGTTATTAACGTTGTGTATGGTTCTGGTTCTGAAGTAGGAGACGCAATGGTACACCATGATGGAATCCGTGTTATTTCTTTCACAGGTTCTAATGATGTAGGACGTGATATTGCAGGAAAATGTGGTCAGCAATTGAAGAAAGTATCCCTAGAAATGGGCGGTAAGAATGCTGTAATCGTTATGGATGATGCAGATTTAAACCTAGCTGTTGAAGGTATTTTATGGAGTGCATTTGGTACAAGTGGTCAAAGATGTACAGCTTGTAGCCGAGTAATCGTACATGAAGATGTGAAGGAAGAATTAGAAAAACGCCTACTTGAAGAAATGAAGTCTTTAACAATTGGTAATGGTTTAGATTCATCTGTTAAGGTTGGACCAGTTATTAATAAAGGTAGCTTAGAGAAAATCAATAGCTACATCGATATCGCTAAAAACGAAGGCGCGAAGCTTGTTGCTGGAGGAAGTATTATGAATGAAGGCGAATATGCAAACGGAAACTACTTCGAGCCAACTCTGTTTACAGACGTTAAACCAGATATGCGTATTGCTTTAGAAGAAGTATTTGGACCAGTTTTATCACTAATTCCAGTGAAGAGCTTTGAAGAAGCAATTGAAGTAAATAATAGTGTAACTTATGGTTTATCTAGCTCCATCTTTACAAAAGATGTAAACCGTGTATTTGCTGCACAGCGTGATTTAGATACAGGTATTGTTTATGTGAATGCGGGAACTACAGGAGCTGAGATTCATTTACCATTTGGTGGTACAAAAGGTACTGGTAATGGACACCGTGATTCCGGAGTTCAAGCACTAGATGTATTTACAGAGTGGAAAGCAATTTATGTAGACTACAGTGGTAAATTACAGCGTGCACAAATTGATAATAACTAA